One window of the Desulfobaculum xiamenense genome contains the following:
- the torD gene encoding molecular chaperone TorD: MERIQGRDEVARTVGMHPDAFVYRWLSTLFASELTPAAVASYRGAQGRAFLDALVASGPVEEDAAALLRHLDTADSPDDAALDLASAYAWLFHGVGGPQSVPPFASVYAGEKPHTGQQAEADFRALLRRFGLDARYAAHEPADHVAVMLEFMAWLIEHPGDDAALCRRELLERHLLNWFPRFAALCAERDRHGFYAALAAMTLHVLEADRANID, encoded by the coding sequence ATGGAACGGATTCAAGGTCGTGACGAGGTAGCCCGGACCGTGGGCATGCATCCCGATGCGTTCGTGTACCGCTGGCTGTCCACGCTTTTCGCGTCGGAACTGACGCCTGCCGCCGTCGCGAGCTATCGCGGTGCGCAGGGGCGGGCATTTCTGGATGCACTGGTGGCATCCGGACCGGTGGAGGAGGACGCTGCGGCGCTCCTGCGGCATCTGGACACGGCGGATAGCCCGGATGATGCCGCGCTGGATCTCGCCAGCGCATACGCATGGCTGTTCCATGGCGTTGGCGGACCGCAGTCCGTGCCGCCGTTCGCGTCCGTGTACGCGGGCGAGAAGCCCCATACCGGCCAGCAGGCCGAGGCGGATTTCCGGGCACTTCTGCGGCGTTTCGGGCTGGATGCGCGCTACGCCGCCCACGAGCCTGCCGACCATGTCGCGGTGATGCTGGAATTCATGGCGTGGCTCATCGAGCACCCCGGTGACGACGCGGCCCTGTGCCGACGCGAATTGCTGGAGCGCCATCTCCTGAACTGGTTTCCCCGCTTTGCTGCGCTGTGCGCCGAACGCGACAGGCACGGCTTCTATGCCGCGCTGGCGGCAATGACGCTGCACGTGCTCGAAGCGGACCGGGCCAACATCGATTAG